A region of Nakaseomyces glabratus chromosome E, complete sequence DNA encodes the following proteins:
- the SSY1 gene encoding Ssy1p (CAGL0E01089g~Ortholog(s) have role in adaptation to pheromone involved in conjugation with mutual genetic exchange, amino acid transmembrane transport and cellular response to biotic stimulus, more): MGEERSNLFPGRNNIEVVISDDDLDDDYIDDGDGISIKPANSIDTGVLRSIIEEEGWYDTGRYYDEVRNHRFYVTERYMDKRKIGLADMLNSSSILSLNYDNHSMNDFERYDKKVRKEAELRDVLEDILKKQNNDGLQVVEDSILHEKYTSPNTETNNKKNSCARLRLNVLKSAFQGAYSKSANPSRSKNAHTNNDIRNNFDNMSSRTYVIDNASDGNVAIDENIDYETMKRSVSIDGNVHSNFYDSDQEKKGKRYIHEKINKYLHDSTRRRNQLQRNLKVRHIQMLAISACLSAGIFMTSGKAFSIAGPFGCLLGFIITGTVVIATMMSFAELATLIPVSSGFSGLASRFVEDAFGFALGWTYWFSSMVALPAQVVSSTFYFSHYDHLKLTRGGTAGFVTLFSLFPLVLNLFDVRFLGEFVYIVGLSKVLITIMIVIVMLVLNAGHGFDVHGRVSFRYWDAEKSRNLKDITYGLFRPTFDLSDAGLGSINGIGGNRGRFIAVVSVMLVSTFAFSGVEMTFVASGEAKNPRKTIPSAMKRTFIFIFTIYFFLIFSVSINIYTGDPRLLSYYTGALESRYHNIENKVSNEWQVSYRCEEVLHGVNPGDVQAGFSSPWVLALENFGFCSFAAGFNAVLIFFTSSATASSLYASSRTLYAMSIQRKAPAVFRLCDRRGVPYVAIGFSSLFAIVAYLAVDDAAISNFDVLMNISSAATSIIWLGLNVAFLRFYYALKKRRDIISRDDVFYPYRSPFQPYLSMFGLLGCSIFVLFMGFINFIHGYWNTKSFFSSYGGLILFGVCYLGYKLISTSKIQRLDQLDLDTGRREIDRILWTEHRQYRGPYSERLKKLYNWLI; encoded by the coding sequence ATGGGTGAGGAACGAAGCAATCTATTCCCTGGTCGAAACAACATCGAAGTTGTTATCTCCGATGATGACCTTGATGATGACTATATAGATGACGGTGATGGTATATCCATCAAACCTGCAAATTCTATTGATACTGGTGTTTTAAGAAGTATAATAGAGGAAGAAGGCTGGTACGATACCGGTCGGTATTACGATGAAGTCCGGAATCATCGTTTTTATGTTACTGAGAGGTATATGGACAAGAGGAAAATAGGGCTGGCTGATATGCTCAACAGTTCTAGTATACTGTCTCTGAACTATGATAACCACTCGATGAATGATTTTGAAAGATATGATAAGAAAGTAAGGAAGGAAGCTGAACTTAGAGATGTTTTAGAggatatattaaaaaagcAGAATAATGATGGATTGCAAGTGGTCGAGGATTCTATTTTACATGAAAAATACACAAGTCCTAACACTGAGACTAATAATAAGAAGAACAGCTGTGCTAGGCTACGTTTAAATGTATTGAAATCAGCATTTCAAGGAGCCTATTCCAAGTCAGCCAATCCTTCCAGATCAAAGAATGCTCATACGAATAATGACATCAGAAATAACTTCGACAATATGTCGTCACGAACCTATGTTATCGATAACGCAAGTGATGGAAATGTTGctattgatgaaaacaTAGACTATGAAACAATGAAACGTAGTGTCAGCATCGATGGAAATGTTCATTCAAACTTTTACGATTCAGATCAGGAGAAGAAAGGCAAGCGCTATATCCATGAAAAGATCAATAAATATCTACATGATAGTACAAGAAGGCGAAATCAATTGCAGAGAAACTTAAAAGTGAGGCATATTCAAATGCTAGCGATAAGTGCATGTTTGAGTGCAGGGATTTTCATGACTTCAGGTAAAGCATTTTCAATTGCAGGCCCTTTTGGATGTTTATTGGGGTTCATAATAACTGGTACAGTTGTAATTGCTACTATGATGTCCTTTGCTGAGCTTGCCACATTAATTCCTGTTTCTTCAGGATTTTCTGGGTTAGCGTCAAGGTTTGTCGAGGACGCTTTTGGATTTGCTTTAGGTTGGACCTACTGGTTTTCATCAATGGTTGCGTTACCTGCACAAGTTGTTTCAAGTACTTTTTACTTCAGTCACTATGATCACCTGAAACTCACTAGAGGTGGTACAGCTGGATTCGTTACACTATTCTCCTTATTTCCTTTAGTACTGAATTTGTTTGATGTCAGGTTTTTGGGAGAATTTGTTTACATTGTTGGTCTATCAAAAGTCCTGATAACGATTATGATTGTTATTGTAATGCTTGTTCTTAATGCTGGTCATGGGTTTGACGTACACGGTAGAGTCAGTTTTCGTTATTGGGATGCGGAGAAATCTAGAAACTTGAAGGATATCACTTATGGTTTATTTAGGCCGACATTTGATTTATCTGACGCTGGCCTAGGTAGTATAAACGGTATTGGTGGAAACAGAGGCCGTTTCATTGCGGTTGTTTCAGTAATGCTTGTTTCTACATTTGCTTTTAGTGGAGTAGAAATGACCTTTGTAGCTAGTGGAGAAGCCAAGAATCCCAGAAAGACTATACCTTCAGCAATGAAAAGGAcattcattttcattttcacGATATActtctttttgatattctcGGTCagtataaatatttatactGGTGATCCAAGATTGTTATCGTACTATACAGGAGCATTAGAAAGTAGATATCATAATATTGAGAATAAGGTTTCTAATGAATGGCAAGTTAGTTATAGGTGCGAGGAAGTTCTTCATGGAGTGAATCCTGGAGATGTTCAGGCTGGGTTTTCCAGTCCTTGGGTTTTGGCTTTGGaaaattttggtttttgtTCGTTTGCAGCTGGTTTTAATGCTgttttaattttctttacaTCGTCTGCTAcagcttcttcattatATGCTTCTTCCAGAACTTTGTATGCTATGTctattcaaagaaaagcGCCAGCAGTGTTTAGATTGTGTGATAGAAGAGGCGTTCCTTATGTTGCCATCGGGTTCTCAAGTTTGTTTGCCATTGTAGCATACCTGGCTGTGGATGACGCTGCTATATCCAACTTTGATGTGTTGATGAATATTTCAAGTGCAGCCACGTCAATCATTTGGCTCGGATTGAACGTCGCCTTCTTAAGATTTTACTATGCCTTGAAGAAACGGAGGGACATAATATCAAGAGACGATGTGTTCTACCCCTACAGATCACCGTTCCAGCCTTACCTGTCCATGTTTGGTCTGTTGGGGTGTTCCATCTTTGTTCTGTTTATGGGTTTCATAAACTTCATACATGGATACTGGAACACCAAGTCCTTCTTCTCATCCTACGGTGGGTTGATCCTCTTTGGAGTCTGCTACTTGGGCTACAAGTTAATCAGTACATCTAAGATACAGAGACTGGATCAACTAGACCTGGACACCGGCCGTCGTGAAATTGACCGGATCCTTTGGACGGAACACCGCCAGTACAGAGGACCTTACTCCGAAAGACTAAAGAAGCTGTACAACTGGCTAATCTGA